CAAAGAGATACAGGTGGCATCTTATCTTCTACAGTGATCCATGACCAGCATGAATTACCACTGCATATTTCTATTAATTTTGCCATCACTTTTGTACCGGCATGTTCTTTAGTAACTGTTCCATTTGGAATTGGATTACCTTTGGCATCTGTTAGCATAACCAAATAGGATGTTTCACTAGGCAGGATACCAGCGGCCAGCATTGATGGTGTAACCAGCGTTGAACAATGTTCTCCCAATCCAATTTTATATCTCCACTGCAGACCATAGACCCAGTTGGGGCATTGCTTACAGACACATTTAACTCTCCAGGTGAAGTACATTCACCTCTTGCAAAAACTCTGATTTTTTGATTTCCTGTAACTGTCCACAGTGTATCTAAGATGGGACCTCTATTCCATAATGTGTCAGTGGATTGAGAAGAACCATCAGCATCTACTACCCAATCATAAATAATAGGGCTACCGGAAGTGGAAACTGCAGAACCAACATATCTTGATGACTCACTACCTATACATACTCCGGCAGGGCCATTAAGGCTTACTTTTGTTAAACTACAAAAGCCTGCTAGATTTGATATAGTTTCTGTTTCTCCAAATTTATTAATAAAAGTTACGCTGAAACCTTTACCATCTATTTGAAGTGCTTTAAATACATAATCATCATAATCATCTGTATGATATTGAGTTTTTAGGATATATGGATTAGAAAGTGTAAGGGGATTTCCTCTCGTACTCAAAGTATCATACAGCCCTTCAGACTGAAATACACGCCATTCATCACCTTTGATACCGGCAAATTTGATATATGTTCCAATCATTCCGTTAACTGATGTTGTACCTACAACACACTGACCTGAGCAAAAATCAATGACTGGAGGGCAAATTAACGAAATATCGTATGAACTTACATCATCATCGGTGAGTCCCTTTTTTTCTATAATGTCATTATTGTCAGCTGGTAGAGAACTTAAATCGAAATTCGATTTTTGAATGCCGTATTGATCATATATTTCACCTATAGCAGCCTTATTTTTAATGATAATAGGATGTACTGCCCGGTCATTTACCTGACATCTTATTGTTGCCCTATGTGTTTCTCCCGGTTGTAAATTACCTGGAAAAGTTATTGATTTTTGAGCAACATCACCTGAGAGAGCCCATGAGCTGTCAATCAAAGTTAGATATACTGGCAAATAATCTCTTAGTAAAACTCTGGATACCGATGCCTGACCTAAGTTTTTGATATCAAGAAAGTAATTAACTATAGTACCCACAACCACTCTACGCAGCACCGCATGTTTTCTTATGGACAAATCTATAAATTGCACATTCACTGTAGCCGGATCGTGGTCGTCCTCATCAATTATATTATGATCAGTGATTAAATTATCAGTTTCAGTATTGGGTTGACCTCCTTTATCATTTTTATTATTTCGATCGGGTGTTGAATCAAAATCAAGATTTGCAGAAGTTCCGGAGCACTGCATACCATTGATTTCTGCATAATTCACAATTTGAGTAATAGTGGAATCAGTGCTTAACTTATATTTGATGTTGTAATCCCTACAAGTGTTAGGAGATAAAGTCTGTGTATCTCGATATATTAAGTATTTCCTGTCGGTAGACATAACCCATTTTAAGGAGTTTTCAGCAGCAATATAGGTGAGACTATCACTGGTGTAATTAACAATTTCGATTACTTTTGCATCCAGATTTCCTTGATTACAGACGGTGGATGTAATAGTTGCCGAAGATCCGGGTGAAAGAATTTTATCTTCAGCGAATCTATGCATCAGAGCCAAATCACAAACTTTTGGAAAATCTTTACTAAAACCATCTTCCGGAACATTGAAACAAGTTTTAATATCATTGATTTGAATTCCATTCCCATCGATAGCGGACAGAATGGATGCTTCATTATCAAAATTGATATTTTTGATGCTTGGATCAAATGTCAATGATAAAAAAGAAGTGTCAGTATCACCAGGAATTAATTTTTTATTTTTAACAATTTTAAGTACACCTCCGGCATTTGTCCAACCTGGGTTGACACCAGATTCAAATATATATCCTGGAGGAAGTTTGTCCCCAATCTCTATGGATGACATATCAAAACCACTATTATTTTTCACAACGATCCTGAATCTCACTACATCTGTCACTTTGGCAGCCTTGTCATTCAGTACTGTTTTAGTGATTTTCAAATCACAGTTTCCGGCTGGTGATAGTCCTATGTCAAAATTATGTCTGATATTTTCAACATAAATTTCCATGACACCACAAGGAAGGGTTGCTTTTCCATCACTATTGATATGATCCTGATCGACAACAT
The sequence above is drawn from the Saprospiraceae bacterium genome and encodes:
- a CDS encoding DUF11 domain-containing protein; protein product: MKHLCHILTLNYYVFVIIAIFSMLLPTGGFSQCSPASKTVEGLVFIDNNLNGIFESSEIGKSGILVQAYGAENQLLGSAISGNSGSFSIAGLIDGTKVRLTFGDVSPYGHTKSGVSNGTNVQFVQVPACNIGYGVGEQKSLCNEETEIITTCFVRGSTTTGHVTEPTIVAIKYGFDTLTGARKFAMHGETGSIWGLAYRRSTKEIFSSSFVKQHSGLKEGHDAIFISKINGGMYSTTLFVNLKDLGVDVGTLTETDETKCNYGHQVGKIGLGGISVSPDDRFLYVVNIYNNTLVKIDIDNPTKGSTESFQIPGTGYHAFALKFYEGKIYLGITKPGDVAKVLVFDPVLKTFSETGVTVSVGANWVDNPILNSVPYHWLTDIDFSDKGDMILALSDRIGHMFCNTAESRLDEQKGDLIIAFKKDNGWELEDRSVPGKEFFNYDFWVDNPGYHPETTLGGIYVMPGQGSVVSAVFDPHRESYSGGLHRYSTSNGTLLGAKELYTRQTEVLFGKASGFGDITAICPSAVTEIGNLIWVDSNKNGLQDADESGIANVSLHLYDDQCTLVSSTVTDATGRYYFNDSNVAEGIVSNRKYYVGIDPKHFNTSTFSYVFNSHYYNLTGNVVDQDHINSDGKATLPCGVMEIYVENIRHNFDIGLSPAGNCDLKITKTVLNDKAAKVTDVVRFRIVVKNNSGFDMSSIEIGDKLPPGYIFESGVNPGWTNAGGVLKIVKNKKLIPGDTDTSFLSLTFDPSIKNINFDNEASILSAIDGNGIQINDIKTCFNVPEDGFSKDFPKVCDLALMHRFAEDKILSPGSSATITSTVCNQGNLDAKVIEIVNYTSDSLTYIAAENSLKWVMSTDRKYLIYRDTQTLSPNTCRDYNIKYKLSTDSTITQIVNYAEINGMQCSGTSANLDFDSTPDRNNKNDKGGQPNTETDNLITDHNIIDEDDHDPATVNVQFIDLSIRKHAVLRRVVVGTIVNYFLDIKNLGQASVSRVLLRDYLPVYLTLIDSSWALSGDVAQKSITFPGNLQPGETHRATIRCQVNDRAVHPIIIKNKAAIGEIYDQYGIQKSNFDLSSLPADNNDIIEKKGLTDDDVSSYDISLICPPVIDFCSGQCVVGTTSVNGMIGTYIKFAGIKGDEWRVFQSEGLYDTLSTRGNPLTLSNPYILKTQYHTDDYDDYVFKALQIDGKGFSVTFINKFGETETISNLAGFCSLTKVSLNGPAGVCIGSESSRYVGSAVSTSGSPIIYDWVVDADGSSQSTDTLWNRGPILDTLWTVTGNQKIRVFARGECTSPGELNVSVSNAPTGSMVCSGDIKLDWENIVQRWLHHQCWPLVSCLVKHPIWLC